In Zea mays cultivar B73 chromosome 7, Zm-B73-REFERENCE-NAM-5.0, whole genome shotgun sequence, the following proteins share a genomic window:
- the LOC103633403 gene encoding protein LONGIFOLIA 1, producing MHAGTTRGDGGTRGLQRRFGCMAGIFQIFDRHRLIAGAGRRAARQAQKRLPPPSSAPPGKTQHPKSSSDVLVQSSSASKIVLEKTLSKCTTENSSLSIESSSDSSSSSPCTSFSSLDGNKSVQQELPYTSEELFAQRPLKSSPSLREPDMNAKSGHPNAGFRDIVKDCINRDSGGLTVKTSVHEARRNGQHKDSPRPLLLSKSMDGTCIIGIDRTTNVPANVNGSRRCLQEQSRFSCDDRRLLRPTETQESKRSSSRPKELPRLSLDSRKESLSPGSRQKDLGYKRTDDILLDTLRPQDSPSHSRANSVIAKLMGLEEATNATGVLTADSCEPTRSPRPAQTTQYGHPSRSPRGTCQDSCSMQLKNESSVLKTKPSPRILTEAAPWRQQERSVTNICREAEGRPRIASVYADIERRVGGFDFLECNNKDFRALRILGALNVRDAKNKNDSSGRPMATHRTGYDLTTSGSFQAPIVVMKPAGTTEKHGVSLASVAPIAGLRSLRKLPARYSSFTGTNEASTNENIHLQMSRAQLKSEETVSSASSPRPTSSSNPRNVLKKAEPERRSRPPVSPKSPSKKSNEAVSPKGRTRSKPSQVKSHRDEVLHSTGNRISLAKQVDVSVIDCPKPPGGNSTFVPPSNAAATASHKAPSILDSDQNIHSLDNIPSPVSVLDTSFYHKRISDSFKDGETHSSEECWNPNSLPDTPQSKASSEANQIKPENLEVLIQKLEQLQSMNEEDASIKEVMASVTANKDHQYIYEILLASGLLHKEHSITALPAQLQTSNYPINPELFLILEQTKPDLVFAFQAVSGTKKTCKPYTGKLHRRLVFDLVNETIAQKMIICRSGSQPAKFLQSRKLSGWQLFKDLCTEVDRQIKCTGEEENGNMILDEDTVNGTKDWMSFDTMLHGIVWEIERSIFKGLIDEVIGGETIEKMQFGQRKLQRQLSFSSIN from the exons ATGCACGCCGGGACGACGCGCGGCGACGGCGGCACGCGGGGCCTCCAGCGCCGATTCGGCTGCATGGCCGGCATTTTCCAGATCTTCGACCGCCATCGGCTCATCGCCGGGgccggccgccgcgccgcccggcAGGCGCAGAAGAGGCTGCCTCCGCCTTCTTCCGCTCCGCCAG GCAAAACTCAACATCCAAAGAGCAGCAGCGATGTTCTAGTTCAAAGTTCAAGTGCGTCGAAGATCGTTCTG GAGAAAACATTGAGCAAATGCACGACCGAGAACAGCAGCCTTTCCATCGAATCGTCAAGCGATTCGTCTTCCTCCTCTCCGTGCACGTCCTTCTCCTCCCTCGATGGCAACAAATCAGTCCAACAGGAGCTTCCTTACACCAGCGAGGAGCTCTTTGCGCAGAGGCCACTGAAGAGCTCGCCGAGTCTGAGGGAACCTGACATGAACGCCAAGTCTGGCCATCCTAATGCCGGTTTCAGAGACATAGTGAAGGACTGCATCAACCGGGACTCCGGAGGCCTGACGGTAAAAACTTCGGTGCACGAGGCAAGGAGAAATGGGCAGCACAAGGACTCACCGAGGCCACTGCTGCTGTCCAAATCAATGGATGGGACCTGTATCATTGGGATCGATAGGACCACAAATGTTCCTGCAAATGTCAATGGATCTAGAAGGTGTTTGCAGGAGCAGTCACGCTTTTCTTGTGATGACCGAAGGCTCCTGCGACCAACTGAAACCCAGGAAAGCAAGAGGTCTTCCTCGAGGCCAAAGGAGCTTCCTAGATTGTCCTTGGACAGTAGGAAGGAGTCTCTGAGTCCAGGCTCACGTCAGAAGGACCTCGGTTACAAGAGAACTGATGATATTCTTCTGGATACTTTGAGGCCTCAAGATTCCCCTAGCCATAGCAGAGCTAACAGTGTCATTGCCAAGCTAATGGGGTTGGAAGAAGCAACAAATGCTACAGGAGTGCTCACTGCCGATAGCTGTGAACCCACAAGGTCACCGAGACCAGCTCAGACCACTCAATATGGGCATCCATCACGCTCCCCCAGAGGCACTTGCCAGGATTCCTGCAGCATGCAGCTGAAGAACGAGTCCTCAGTACTGAAAACCAAGCCTTCCCCACGAATTCTCACAGAAGCAGCTCCTTGGAGACAGCAGGAAAGAAGTGTCACCAATATCTGTCGAGAAGCTGAAGGGAGGCCAAGGATTGCATCTGTCTATGCTGATATAGAGAGAAGGGTTGGGGGCTTCGACTTTTTAGAGTGTAATAACAAGGACTTCAGGGCTCTCAGAATATTGGGTGCATTGAATGTGAGAGATGCTAAGAACAAGAATGACAGCAGTGGCAGACCAATGGCTACTCACAGAACAGGATATGACCTAACCACCTCTGGAAGCTTCCAGGCTCCTATTGTGGTCATGAAGCCTGCAGGAACCACTGAGAAGCATGGGGTTTCACTTGCTTCTGTTGCCCCCATAGCAGGCCTCAGAAGCCTCAGAAAGTTGCCAGCTAGATATTCATCTTTCACTGGCACAAATGAGGCCAGCACAAATGAGAATATTCATCTTCAGATGTCAAGAGCTCAATTGAAGTCTGAAGAAACTGTCAGCAGTGCCAGCTCACCAAGGCCTACAAGCTCATCGAACCCCAGAAATGTGCTAAAGAAGGCAGAACCTGAAAGAAGATCCCGTCCACCTGTTTCACCAAAATCTCCAAGCAAGAAGTCCAATGAAGCTGTCTCCCCAAAAGGAAGAACAAGATCAAAGCCTTCTCAGGTGAAAAGCCACCGTGATGAGGTCTTGCATAGTACAGGGAACAGAATAAGCTTAGCTAAGCAGGTTGACGTCAGCGTTATAGATTGTCCAAAGCCTCCGGGTGGCAACTCAACCTTCGTTCCACCAAGCAATGCTGCTGCAACAGCAAGTCACAAG GCTCCTTCAATTCTGGATTCAGACCAAAACATTCATTCACTGGACAACATTCCAAGCCCTGTCTCTGTCCTTGATACATCCTTCTATCATAAAAGGATCTCAGATTCATTCAAAG ATGGTGAGACACATTCTTCAGAGGAATGCTGGAACCCAAACAGCCTGCCTGACACACCACAGTCAAAAGCGAGCAGTGAAGCCAACCAGATTAAACCAGAAAATTTGGAAGTTCTGATCCAGAAGCTTGAGCAGCTACAGTCAATGAACGAAGAAGACGCAAGTATCAAAGAAGTCATGGCATCAGTCACTGCAAATAAAGATCACCAGTATATCTATGAGATACTGTTGGCATCTGGTCTTTTGCACAAAGAACATAGTATCACGGCATTACCTGCTCAACTCCAAACATCAAATTATCCAATCAATCCGGAGCTCTTCCTCATTCTTGAGCAAACAAAACCAGACTTAGTTTTCGCATTCCAAGCTGTCAGTGGAACTAAGAAAACTTGTAAGCCTTACACAGGGAAGCTTCACCGAAGACTTGTGTTTGACCTGGTAAACGAAACAATAGCTCAAAAGATGATCATCTGCAGATCTGGAAGCCAGCCAGCAAAGTTTCTTCAATCAAGGAAGTTGAGTGGGTGGCAACTATTCAAGGATTTGTGCACTGAGGTTGACAGGCAAATAAAATGCACCGGGGAGGAGGAGAATGGAAACATGATATTAGATGAGGATACAGTCAATGGAACGAAAGACTGGATGAGCTTCGACACTATGCTACATGGCATAGTTTGGGAGATTGAACGATCCATCTTCAAGGGTCTTATCGACGAGGTTATCGGCGGTGAGACTATAGAGAAGATGCAATTTGGGCAAAGGAAACTGCAGAGGCAGCTTTCTTTCAGTAGTATAAACTGA